The following are encoded together in the Kribbella sp. CA-293567 genome:
- a CDS encoding ABC transporter permease, which translates to MTRFVLRRALAAVPIGVIVTLGVFALVFAMPGDPLRELAGDKPIPAAVLAAKRAQFHLDQPFIVQYLLSMKDILTGNFGTTFAGADIADQLRLRIPVTLKLTLLANAFQWTFGLLFGIYAGFKRNGLVDRSLLLVTLVLLAVPGLVAYFAAQYVFGVELKWFPVSGIREGFPHAYLLPALVIGLLGFAGLARLMRTSIVETVNADFVKTARAKGLGEQRVLWRHILPNAMLPIITFIGIDLAGMFGGAIITESIFNLPGLGQFMFQAIKLKEGGVVVLLSTLAFVSFIVINLIVDVLYGLFDPRARNV; encoded by the coding sequence GTGACCCGGTTCGTCCTCCGCCGCGCGCTGGCGGCCGTACCGATCGGCGTGATCGTCACGCTGGGGGTCTTCGCGCTCGTCTTCGCGATGCCTGGAGACCCCCTGCGGGAACTGGCCGGTGACAAGCCGATCCCGGCCGCCGTGCTGGCGGCGAAGCGAGCGCAGTTCCACCTGGATCAGCCCTTCATCGTCCAGTACCTGCTGTCGATGAAGGACATCCTGACCGGCAACTTCGGTACGACGTTCGCGGGCGCGGACATCGCCGACCAGTTGCGGCTGCGGATCCCGGTGACGCTGAAACTGACGCTGCTGGCCAACGCGTTCCAGTGGACGTTCGGCCTGCTGTTCGGGATCTACGCGGGCTTCAAGCGCAACGGCCTGGTCGATCGGTCGCTGTTGCTGGTCACGCTGGTGCTGCTGGCGGTACCGGGCCTGGTGGCGTACTTCGCGGCGCAGTACGTTTTCGGCGTCGAGCTGAAGTGGTTCCCGGTCTCGGGTATCCGGGAGGGCTTTCCGCACGCCTATCTGCTGCCGGCTCTGGTGATCGGGTTGCTCGGCTTCGCCGGGCTGGCCCGGCTGATGCGGACGTCGATCGTGGAGACGGTGAACGCCGACTTCGTGAAGACGGCCCGGGCCAAGGGGCTGGGGGAGCAGCGGGTGCTGTGGCGGCACATCCTGCCGAACGCGATGCTGCCGATCATCACCTTCATCGGAATCGATCTGGCCGGGATGTTCGGTGGCGCGATCATCACCGAGTCCATCTTCAACCTGCCCGGCCTGGGGCAGTTCATGTTCCAGGCGATCAAGCTCAAGGAGGGTGGGGTCGTGGTACTGCTGTCGACGCTGGCGTTCGTCTCCTTCATCGTGATCAACCTGATCGTCGACGTGCTCTACGGTCTGTTCGATCCGAGGGCGCGCAATGTCTGA